The Pyrus communis chromosome 5, drPyrComm1.1, whole genome shotgun sequence region GGTTTGGTTATGGTTGGCTTGTGATTTGAGAGTTTTAAGGTTGCAGAGAGCAAGTGAAGAGCGAGAGTGAAGAGAGGGGAAAGCGAGACGAAACATCCAGAAGGAAGAAAACTCTGTATAAATGAAATTGAGTCGGTGAAGACCCACGCGTCACTATTTTCTCCTCACAGCAAACAAACCGGCGAacttgaaataacaaaaaagaagCAGGGGTGAAAATGGAAGAACACTGctaatgaacagtgtttttgAGTTGGGTTTTAGTACATGTATAATGTGTTGTGGCACGTGGAGTAGAAGGAGAGAATGGACCGACGAGGCATTGAAAGGGCAGCAACTGGAACATTGTTTTTAGTCATGGAAGCGGTGTTGGGAAAGATGACAGGACTAGAATCTTTGTCGTTAGACAAAGAAAACTCTGATACCATATAAAATTTAAGATCGTAGGTATTTCACTTTGTTTGCATACCCATTCAACTATGGGTTGCCTGTATTTATCAGCTCAACAAGATAACAACTGAGGGTTTGAAAACCCTATTCACAAGGAGATTCAAACTTCAAGGAATCCATAACAGAAAACTATGGATTACAAGATTATAGAGATACATCCTAGAAACAAGGAAACCTAATCAGTGAGGAGTtcaaaacagaaacaaactcCTAGAAGTACGTTGGACTCCTCAATGCACGGTTGAATTATCCTGAGGTTCGCTTCGTCTAACAGATGGATGTCGTATCAAATCTTTTGGTTCTAAAGTCCGGTGGCCTGCTTCATTCTTTAATTATATTTCATAGAATTTGAAttgaacaaaaccaaaaaaaaaaaaaaaaaaaattataatatatatatatatatcttttttttttttttttaaacattatCATCCAAGAAATATATATGGAGAGAGTGAGGAAGATGACAAAGAACAAGTGGCCGATGATCATCTGGACTTGTGACCTCTCATTTCCACTCTTCCATGTgaattcttcttcctctcccttTCTTCTATTAATCACTGCTTTGTTCACATCCCTCAATCCATTTATTTTCCTGAAATTAACAATGTTTCAATAGATATTAGTTAAGTGGctcattttttcttaaaaaaagagagaaaatatgaGACTGATGTAAAAAttaagtgaaaagaaaaaagtaacaTATATACCTATGGATCTTTTGCAATGGAGAACTGCCTCATAGATTGAGCTCTCAGAATCACAAGACATCCGCCAATCATCGGCTGAATATGCTACACTTATTCTTGGGGATTGACTAGTTTCCGATGAATGCACCCTGCAGTTTTTTACCGAATGGCTCCTTTTATCAAGATTTCCACCTTTAGGATTCGCTTTGTGATGATGGTTGTGGTCACCTCTAATCCTTCTATACAAGGGCCTAAGAAAGTTCAAGTACTTCTCGAATATTCTTCGTGACAATCTTCTACACCTCCTCAATGATTTAGAGCAATCTCTAGAATTATGATTATCAGTTGGAGCAGCATCTTTTTGTAAATGTGAAGGGACTGGAGTGAAATTTGAGGCCTCGTCACAATGATATGCTTCCATCTTCATTAAGGACTCAACAGAAAGAGGCAAAAGGTAGCCGTTGGAAATGAGCTCATCGGCATGAACTAGGGTAGTGAGAGGCGATTGTGAAATGGCAGCAGGGAAGTCAAATTTGAAATCCTGCTGGGAATTCATAAAGAATCTCTGAGAGGGTGGCATTGTTGGGTCCATCTCGATGAAGGAAGATTCATCAGACCCATCAAGCGAGGTTCTGAGAGAGTTGTCAAGGCTCTCCAGAGAAGCTGGTTTAAGGTTTACTAACCAACTGTATGAAAAGCTTTCAATGGAAAGAGGCTGGGACGCTTCCATGGCTTTCAAACTTGTATGAGAAAGATATGAACATATAAAGAGGCAGGAGAATTTACTAATTTCTAGCAGGCCAGGGACTCTTACATGTGGAACATATCTTCTACTGCATATATATACATTAATAtcctccctctctcctctccttctcTCCCCAACGATTGTATATGTGGTTGTCTGGCAAGAGACACTTGAGTTTTGATAATTAGGAAAAGAGAAAAGGAGGAAAGAAACAGAGAAATGTGAGCCCCCACGCATCTATAATGTAGTGTCTGCTTCAGTAGTTAACCCCAGTTTTCgttttaatcatttttcttctaaaaagttCACAAAGAAGATGGCATCTttttacatatgtttattttaatttcaaattaaataaaaaaaattacaaacagGTTCATGCATGCTCGATTAATTTCTAAGCCGGATTTGATTACGAGCTTAATCAAAATAAGTTCCTAAAAGTAGAGAGTAATTACAGTAAGATATTTGTGTACAAGGCAAGCAGATTCATGCATGTATGTATAAGCTCCATTATTTATCCAATTCCAACATATATTCTCTCACAAGTCATTCCCCATATTATATgtattttagaaaatataaaactgTTTAGCTTTCTATTCTTTGTCATTCTCTAattttgaggttttttttttaattttttttttctggtcgAGTTTTGATGATGTTATATTGTATTTATCAAAAAGTTCGCGCGGGAAGGGTTTAGACCAGTTTTGAGGGGATTATTTCAGCATGTGATGCTCACTTGCGAACCACCTCAGCACAAAGCCGAACCTAAACAATGTATAATACTATTCTATTACGTCACAATCATTATATGCTGTATGCAACTATAGTGGTGTTCTGAATACAAAATTGGTTTTGTTGTGAAAAAATTATCAGTGTCTCAAAGATGTAATTAGGTTTTGTAGAAAGGGCTGACCTGTTATAATTAGCAAGTATTCTGGAGAGATATTACCATACTACTGACCAAGGATGCATCCCCTCTTTTTGGCTGTCTCACCATGTGCTCAGGTACCTAGTAGATACGTATCATACATTGGACCATGAGCATGAGGGAAAGATAAACCAGAATGTGAAGTGTTTCCTTTGTTAGGCTCAATAGACCACACCTAGCTAGTAAAGGGAAAACGAAAGAATAGAAAAGTTCAAACATCGTGATTGCCTACGACATCTATGTATCACACTATTCAAATTTAAtgcacaacttatgaaatttcTTGCAAACGTACCTCGAAGGGAAGGGATGTGTAACCTTCTATATACTCGAGTTTGAATTCTCTTATTGTAGTTTAAATtagaatattatatatatatatatacacacacatacagtCCTTTTCCACTTAAGGATCTCTCAAAATAAGCTTATTTGAGGAATTCTTTGTAAGAGCCACTCTACATCATATTTTAAAGATAACCATCTATTTTTTAGGTCTTCTCTCAAAAATcatttctacaaaaaatccTCAAATTCGAAACCATTTAACCTTTggactatatatatatggtaGTCTTAATAGTGTTTCTTTCAAGAACTATATTCGTTTATTTCCTTCACTACAATTGGATGTCTTAATGATTTTAGATTTGCATAATTTTCTGCAAGAATGATTAGAGAATGatgtattaaaatataaacaatctGAATCGTTGGAAAAAGTTACAGAATAAGCACCACAAGATATtccttaaataaaattaattattcgAGGATGGGGGAGTATATATATttcttgggtaaattacattttcataccttagGTTTGGAACTtattcaattccttacaacatcttcaaaacatttcactttaagtactattttatttcaaaataatatatccgttacattttctatCTATGGAttcgttaagtgctgacgtggctgccaaatgtgtgccacgtggcaattttttttttttttaccaaaaaaaagagggtaaattacattttcacaCCTCAAGTTTGGGccctatttcaattccttacaacatcttccaaacatttcactttcatactttaagtactattttatttcaaaataatacatccgttacattttccatccatggatctgttaagtgctgacgtgactgccacatatatgccacgtggcaaaaaaaataattaattttttttttttaaaacctcaattttctcagaaaaaaaaaagccattaTCCCTTCCCCCCAGCGACCCACATCCCCGAAGAACCCAaaaacttgaagaagaagaagaagaagagggagaaaaaaaaaaaaactgcaacCACCCTCCCTCcccccaccaaaaaaaaaaatccccacatgcaagaagaagaagaagagatagagggaggaaaaaaaacaaacaaactgcAACCTAGTTCGTCCCCACCCCCCTCCAGTTCCCTacctgcaacaacaacaacaacaactacaacaagaggaagagggaaaaaaaaaatgcaacccAATTCGTCCCCCAACCCCCTAGGACCCTGTGACCCACCTCCCTTGCACAGAGACCCCGAATCACACCTAATCTCGAGTGGTTTTGTGGTAGATTCATCTTGGagagtttgagatgatttttgaACTGGTTTTGTGGTAGATCCACCTAATCTCGGGTGGGATTTTTGAgggtgggtgatgggggatgggagagagGGGTGGCTCGGTGGGATTTTggggtgggtgatgggggatgggagagagGGGTGGCTCGGGTGGGATTTTGGGGTGGGTGATGATGGATGGGAGAAGGGGGTGGGTCGgggatgggttttttttattatttattttttttatttttaaattcaagttttaaaaaaaattaatttttttttgttttttaccacATGGCACACATTTGGCAGCTACGTTAACACTTAACGGATctatggatgaaaaatgtaacagatgtattactttgaaataaaatagtacttaaggtatgaaagtgaaatgttttgaagatgttgtaaggaattgaaataagtctctgaggtatgaaaatgtaatttacctttttttttttttttttttttttgagaaaattccggtttaaaaaaaattaaaaaatattttttttttgccacttgGCACACATTTGGTAaccacgtggcatatatgtggcagccacatcagcacttaactgATCCatgaatggaaaatgtaacggatgtattattttgaaataaaataatacttaaggtatgaaagtgaaatgttttgaagatgttgtaaggaattgaaatagatcccAAACCTaaagtatgaaaatgtaatttactcaTATTTCTTTTACTCTTAGCtattaaaattgaaggaaacaGAATATTTTCTGATATCAGTACTGGCTAGGCAAGCACTCCCATGGTCCTCTACTTTAACAACGAAAAGTGAAATCCTACACACAAATGGAAGGAATCAAATGAAGACCATCGTCATAAATAGCTCAAGTTTTCTGGTAGAGGAATTCTCAAGCTTTTTCATCCACTACTAAACAGTATCTTCTCATGCTCAAATTAATTTTCAGAGAAATTTGCATTCTTTTGATTCAAAACTGAACTATTTTAATAAAACAATTTGCTACGAAAGTAATAGAAGACAGGGGTCCCCAGGGCTGTC contains the following coding sequences:
- the LOC137735583 gene encoding probable membrane-associated kinase regulator 6 — its product is MEASQPLSIESFSYSWLVNLKPASLESLDNSLRTSLDGSDESSFIEMDPTMPPSQRFFMNSQQDFKFDFPAAISQSPLTTLVHADELISNGYLLPLSVESLMKMEAYHCDEASNFTPVPSHLQKDAAPTDNHNSRDCSKSLRRCRRLSRRIFEKYLNFLRPLYRRIRGDHNHHHKANPKGGNLDKRSHSVKNCRVHSSETSQSPRISVAYSADDWRMSCDSESSIYEAVLHCKRSIGK